The Arachis hypogaea cultivar Tifrunner chromosome 19, arahy.Tifrunner.gnm2.J5K5, whole genome shotgun sequence genome has a window encoding:
- the LOC112775040 gene encoding PRA1 family protein F3-like, with translation MATYGTIPTTSSSPPSTPNLVYISRVKNKVRAGLGTRQPWKTMLDPRSFGIPITLSQAMSRVRINVPYFRVNYAMVALLILFLSLLWHPISLIVFLLLMALWLFLYFLRDQPLLLYGHVIDDRIIVVVMTIFTVAVLLLTDATVNILVAVAVGVVVMVAHAVFRKTEDLFLDEVTGLVHNGGAAA, from the coding sequence ATGGCAACCTATGGCACAATCCCAACAACTTCGTCATCACCACCTTCAACCCCAAACCTCGTTTACATCTCGCGTGTCAAGAACAAGGTCAGGGCAGGCCTAGGGACTCGTCAGCCATGGAAGACCATGTTGGATCCACGATCCTTTGGAATCCCCATCACTCTATCTCAAGCAATGTCTCGTGTTCGAATCAACGTCCCTTACTTTCGCGTGAACTATGCCATGGTGGCACTTCTAATCTTATTCCTTAGTCTTTTGTGGCACCCAATTTCATTAATTGTTTTCCTTCTCTTAATGGCTCTGTGGctcttcctctattttcttcGTGACCAACCACTTTTACTTTATGGTCACGTAATTGACGACCGCATTATAGTGGTCGTCATGACTATATTCACCGTGGCAGTACTGTTGTTAACGGATGCCACGGTGAATATATTGGTGGCCGTTGCCGTGGGAGTGGTGGTTATGGTGGCCCACGCTGTGTTTCGAAAGACTGAGGATCTGTTCTTGGATGAGGTTACTGGGCTAGTTCACAATGGTGGTGCTGCAGCTTAG
- the LOC140182108 gene encoding uncharacterized protein, giving the protein MAVGDFNEIVAPDESTGAYFSSHRASLLATTLDDCELFDLKVTGRRYTWYRAVQAGRDLAKRLDRAIVNEAWMTMFPEGYSEILSRLHSDHCPILVFCHGSPRVKGSRPFRFQAAWATHPSYKHVISKAWNQEFGSVTERLKMVQQASLDFNSKIFGNIFVRKNKLEYQIDQIQRRLEVTDVLSLRIKEAELREDYNRLLLQEELFWYQKSREQWVNQVSSIQYEPF; this is encoded by the exons ATGGccgttggtgattttaatgagattgtgGCCCCAGATGAGAGTACAggtgcttatttttcttctcacagAGCTAGTCTATTAGCTACTACTCTAGATGACTGTGAGCTCTTTGATCTTAAAGTGACTGGTAGGAGATATACTTGGTATAGAGCAGTTCAGGCTGGCAGGGACTTGGCTAAAAGGTTGGATAGAGCTATAGTTAATGAGGCGTGGATGACAATGTTTCCTGAGGGTTATTCTGAAATTCTTAGCAGGCTTCattctgatcattgtcctatttTAGTTTTTTGTCATGGTAGCCCCAGAGTGAAAGGTTCACGTCCTTTTAGGTTCCAAGCTGCGTGGGCAACACATCCTTCTTATAAACATGTTATTAGTAAGGCTTGGAATCAAGAGTTTGGAAGTGTTACCGAAAGGCTTAAGATGGTTCAACAGGCTTCTTTAGACTTCAACtcaaagatttttggaaatatttttgtgCGAAAAAATAAGCTGGAATATCAGATTGATCAGATTCAACGGCGTTTGGAGGTTACCGATGTGTTATCTCTGAGAATTAAAGAAGCTGAACTGAGGGAAGATTACAATAGGCTTTTGTTGCAAGAGGAACTTTTTTGGTACCAGAAATCTAGAGAGCAGTGGGTCAA TCAAGTCAGCAGTATTCAGTATGAGCCCTTTTAA
- the LOC112779783 gene encoding phospholipase D alpha 4 → MAKDDDEMPKILHGTIEATIFNASSPPSSSSFPFKCLCLKAEKPAYVTIKIDKNKVAKTIEDIDRVWNQTFKIQCAYPIDSTITITLKTKTCTLGKYHIKGQKLLEEGGLINGFIPLLMEDNNGKRPNQQKLKLKFQLWFNSAEELLEPISWAKIMRFGNSCQGMRDSCTTFPQRSNCYVKLYHDAHHCSTFQPNIGLLCEAPRKLWEDVYKAIEGAKHIIYIAAWSLNPNLVLVRDPQTEIPHAKGIKLGDLLKKKAEEGVAVRIMLWDDEKSLPFIKKNKGVITNSNNTQHHDDDDDDDNDDAFAYFKKTRVICTKCPRLHHKFPTLFSHHQKTITLDTKSPNNSSDDDGEDERELMSFLGGLDLCEGRYDTEQHSLFHTLIRESHCYDFYQPNIGGASLNKGGPRTPWHDAHACVIGEAAWDVLTNFDQRWRKQCDSSFLVPTTTIANVLGPRNSTTSNTSIDKDWNWKVQVYRSIDDVSASFQSQSFRELHVERSIHEAYVEAIRSAEKFIYIENEYFIGGCQLWDKDRDSGCTNLIPIEIALKIVSKIKAKERFAVYIVIPMWSEGVPKSEAVQDILHWTRETMTMMYRLIGEALKENGENNNNGHPKDYLNFFCLANREQKGSGEYIPQHAPHPGTLYGSAQSNRRFMVYVHSKFMIVDDEYILIGSANVNQRSMDGERDTEIAIGCYQLSQDNKHEGMRHGEIHAFRMSLWYEHTASSANYDLFLEPQSLECVNIMRSIGDKMWHIYINDEIVDMEGVHLVTYPISVTQDGCVKDLPDGVRFPDTNSRVKGKRSQTLPPNFTN, encoded by the exons ATGGCAAAAGATGATGATGAAATGCCTAAGATCCTTCATGGAACAATTGAAGCTACCATCTTCAATGCCTCATCAcctccctcttcttcttcatttccctTCAAG tgtCTATGTTTAAAAGCAGAAAAACCAGCTTATGTGACAATCAAGATAGACAAGAACAAGGTTGCAAAAACAATTGAAGACATTGATCGTGTATGGAACCAAACCTTCAAGATCCAATGTGCATACCCAATTGATTCAACAATCACAATAACACTCAAAACAAAAACTTGCACATTAGGAAAGTACCACATAAAAGGCCAAAAGCTTCTAGAAGAAGGAGGCTTAATCAATGGATTCATCCCTCTACTAATGGAAGATAATAATGGGAAAAGACCAAACCAACAAAAACTCAAATTGAAGTTCCAATTGTGGTTCAATTCAGCTGAAGAATTATTGGAACCAATAAGTTGGGCAAAGATAATGAGGTTTGGGAATTCTTGTCAAGGAATGAGAGATTCTTGTACTACATTTCCACAAAGGTCTAATTGTTATGTGAAACTATATCATGATGCTCATCATTGTTCTACTTTTCAACCAAATATTGGTTTATTATGTGAAGCTCCAAGGAAGCTATGGGAGGATGTGTATAAAGCTATTGAGGGTGCAAAGCATATAATTTATATTGCAGCCTGGTCCCTCAATCCAAACTTGGTTCTG GTTAGAGATCCTCAAACAGAAATCCCACATGCCAAAGGAATAAAGCTTGGTGATTTATTGAAGAAGAAAGCAGAGGAAGGTGTTGCTGTGAGGATTATGCTTTGGGATGATGAAAAATCTTTGCCCTTTATTAAGAAGAACAAAGGTGTAATAACAAACAGTAATAATACACAacatcatgatgatgatgatgatgatgataatgatgatgcttTTGCTTACTTCAAGAAAACAAGAGTAATATGCACAAAATGTCCTAGGTTGCACCACAAATTCCCAACACTCTTTTCTCACCACCAAAAGACTATAACATTGGACACAAAATCACCAAATAATTCTagtgatgatgatggtgaagatGAGAGAGAACTAATGAGCTTTTTGGGAGGATTAGATTTGTGTGAAGGAAGATATGACACTGAGCAACATTCATTGTTTCACACACTGATTAGGGAATCACATTGTTATGATTTTTACCAACCAAACATTGGAGGAGCTAGTCTTAACAAAGGAGGGCCAAGAACACCTTGGCATGATGCTCATGCTTGTGTTATTGGTGAGGCTGCTTGGGATGTGTTGACCAACTTTGACCAAAGGTGGAGAAAGCAATGtgattcttcttttcttgttcctACTACCACCATTGCAAATGTTCTTGGGCCAAGGAATAGCACAACTTCAAACACCTCCATAGACAAGGATTGGAATTGGAAAGTTCAAGTATACAG GTCAATTGATGATGTGTCAGCTAGCTTCCAAAGCCAATCATTTAGAGAGTTACATGTAGAAAGGAGCATCCATGAGGCTTATGTTGAAGCAATAAGAAGTGCTGAAAAGTTTATATACATTGAGAATGAATATTTCATTGGAGGGTGCCAATTATGGGACAAAGATAGGGATAGTGGATGCACAAACCTAATCCCAATTGAAATTgcactcaaaattgttagcaagATCAAAGCAAAAGAGAGGTTTGCAGTGTACATAGTGATACCAATGTGGTCAGAGGGAGTGCCTAAAAGTGAAGCAGTTCAAGATATATTGCATTGGACTAGAGAAACTATGACTATGATGTATAGGTTAATTGGAGAAGCATTGAAGGAGAATggggaaaataataataatggtcaCCCTAAAGattatttgaatttcttttgcCTTGCAAATAGGGAACAAAAGGGGAGTGGGGAGTATATTCCACAACATGCTCCTCATCCTGGAACACTTTATGGGAGTGCACAAAGTAATAGGAGGTTCATGGTTTATGTTCACTCCAAGTTCATGATAG TGGACGATGAATACATACTAATAGGATCAGCAAATGTGAACCAAAGATCCATGGATGGAGAAAGGGACACTGAGATTGCCATAGGATGCTACCAATTATCTCAAGATAATAAACATGAAGGTATGAGGCATGGTGAGATTCATGCATTTAGAATGTCACTATGGTATGAACACACTGCTAGTAGTGCCAATTATGACTTGTTCTTGGAGCCACAAAGCTTGGAATGTGTCAACATTATGCGTTCAATTGGTGACAAAATGTGGCACATTTACATCAATGATGAAATTGTGGACATGGAAGGTGTGCACCTTGTGACTTACCCTATAAGTGTGACACAAGATGGGTGTGTGAAGGATCTTCCTGATGGAGTTCGTTTTCCTGACACAAATTCTAGAGTGAAGGGAAAGAGATCTCAAACTTTGCCCCCCAActttacaaattaa
- the LOC112777625 gene encoding glyoxylate/hydroxypyruvate reductase HPR3, whose translation MDSELPALLVLGPPMVFKLFQSHYSHKYRFLNAFSSHLPLPEFLQTQQTHPSSVRAILCNPRQPVTADVIRSLPSLGIVATTTVGADHIDTAECRRRGIQVVTLGSQFAPDVADMAVALLIDVMFKISAGDRFAKKSIHFKPWSFPSGSKLGGKRVGIIGLGRIGGEVAKRLEAFDCIIMYHSRNKNPSVSYTFYSNVVDLASNSDVLILCCPLTEQTKYIVNKEVMLALGKGGIIVNVGRGALIDEKELVQCLMKGEIRGAGLDVFENEPNVPKELFSLDNVVLSPHAGAITLDCFMDACEHVAKSFDAFFSS comes from the exons ATGGATTCAGAGCTTCCAGCGCTCTTGGTCTTGGGTCCTCCAATGGTTTTCAAACTCTTCCAATCTCACTACTCTCACAAATACCGTTTCCTCAATGCCTTTTCTTCTCACCTACCACTCCCCGAATTTCTTCAAACCCAACAAACCCACCCTTCCTCCGTCCGCGCCATCCTCTGCAACCCGCGACAGCCGGTCACTGCTGACGTCATCCGGTCACTCCCCTCCCTCGGCATCGTCGCTACTACCACCGTTGGTGCTGACCACATCGACACCGCCGAGTGCCGCCGCCGAGGCATCCAGGTTGTTACTCTCGGGTCACAGTTTGCCCCCGATGTTGCTGACATGGCCGTGGCGTTGCTGATCGACGTCATGTTCAAGATCTCTGCCGGTGATCGGTTTGCCAAGAAGTCGATTCATTTCAAGCCATGGAGCTTCCCTTCTGGTTCAAAG CTAGGAGGCAAGAGAGTTGGGATTATAGGATTGGGAAGAATTGGTGGAGAAGTTGCCAAAAGGCTAGAGGCCTTTGATTGCATAATCATGTACCATTCAAGGAACAAGAATCCATCAGTCTCATACACTTTCTACTCCAATGTGGTTGATCTTGCCTCTAACAGTgatgttcttatactttgttgtccATTAACTGAGCAAACAAAGTACATAGTCAACAAGGAAGTAATGTTAGCATTGGGGAAGGGTGGCATTATTGTAAATGTTGGAAGAGGAGCTCTAATTGATGAAAAGGAATTGGTGCAATGTTTGATGAAAGGGGAGATAAGAGGTGCTGGTTTGGATGTGTTTGAGAATGAGCCTAATGTTCCCAAAGAGCTCTTTTCATTGGACAATGTTGTCCTTTCACCACATGCTGGTGCAATTACATTAGATTGTTTCATGGATGCATGTGAACATGTGGCAAAGAGTTTTGATGCCTTCTTCTCAAGTTAA